The following proteins come from a genomic window of Sulfitobacter indolifex:
- a CDS encoding DNA polymerase III subunit delta' produces the protein MTDDAPQPDRVEGARHPRDTPKLIGQGAAEAAFLDAFNSGKLHHAWMLTGPRGVGKATLAWRIARFLLATPDPDGGMFDLPPAETLDIDPEHPVARRVAAGAEAGLKSVTRTINPDTKRMRKQIVVDDIRALNGFFQMSAADGGRRVVIIDDADEMNPNAANALLKMLEEPPERAILLLLSHQPSSLLPTIRSRCRTLRLGTLNADQMAEALAGSGVEVEGDPAALAELSGGSVGGALRLSLMGGVRTYADLVGLISSLPQMDRGRAIKLAEAAAQRGAEAKLDLLFTLLDLLLVRLARTGATGAPPAQPACPDEITVLQRLSPSPAQGRAWADAAQQISERARHGLAVNLDPAALVLDTLRQIGQTAPR, from the coding sequence ATGACAGATGACGCCCCCCAACCAGACCGCGTGGAAGGTGCCCGCCACCCGCGCGACACGCCGAAATTGATCGGCCAAGGCGCGGCCGAGGCGGCCTTTCTTGACGCTTTCAACAGCGGCAAACTGCACCATGCTTGGATGTTGACCGGCCCGCGCGGTGTGGGCAAGGCGACGCTCGCTTGGCGCATTGCGCGGTTTCTCTTGGCCACGCCTGACCCAGATGGCGGGATGTTTGACCTTCCCCCGGCTGAGACGCTGGACATTGACCCCGAACACCCCGTCGCCCGCCGCGTGGCCGCCGGGGCCGAAGCGGGGTTGAAATCCGTGACCCGCACGATCAACCCCGACACCAAGCGGATGCGCAAGCAGATCGTGGTGGACGACATCCGCGCGCTGAACGGGTTCTTTCAAATGTCCGCCGCCGATGGGGGCCGCCGCGTGGTCATCATCGACGACGCCGATGAGATGAACCCCAACGCTGCCAACGCGCTCTTGAAGATGCTCGAAGAGCCGCCCGAGCGGGCCATTCTACTACTCCTCAGCCACCAACCTTCCAGCCTTCTGCCGACCATCCGCTCACGCTGCCGCACCCTGCGGCTCGGCACGCTAAACGCGGATCAGATGGCCGAGGCGCTGGCCGGGTCCGGTGTGGAGGTCGAAGGCGACCCGGCGGCATTGGCCGAGCTCTCCGGCGGCTCGGTCGGCGGGGCGCTGCGGCTCTCGCTGATGGGCGGCGTGAGAACTTATGCCGATCTCGTCGGACTAATCTCTTCGCTTCCGCAGATGGACAGAGGGCGTGCCATTAAACTTGCCGAAGCCGCCGCGCAACGCGGAGCCGAGGCAAAGCTTGACCTGCTCTTTACCCTGCTCGACCTGCTGCTGGTCCGTCTGGCGCGCACCGGAGCCACTGGCGCACCGCCCGCGCAACCCGCCTGCCCCGATGAGATCACCGTGCTACAGCGCCTCTCCCCCAGCCCCGCGCAGGGCCGCGCATGGGCCGATGCCGCGCAGCAGATATCTGAGCGTGCCCGCCACGGGCTGGCAGTGAACCTTGACCCTGCCGCATTGGTCCTAGATACCCTGCGGCAAATAGGCCAGACGGCACCAAGATAG
- a CDS encoding MBL fold metallo-hydrolase gives MADLRVTILGSGSSGGVPRIGGHWGACDPTEPKNARRRCSILVERVTDAGTTTVLIDTSPDMRSQLLDAGIGRLDAVIYTHAHADHVHGLDDLRMVVMNMRARLPVWADATTRDALIERFGYAFVQPEWSSYPPILDMHDITGEVSIDGPGGTLKFTPFTVAHGNIDALGFRFDDIVYLPDVSAIPDECWPLMDDLRCWIVDALRRDPHPTHSHLAQTLEWIDRVQPETAVLTNLHNDLDYQTLAAETADHVQPAYDGLTLHFPLPFSD, from the coding sequence ATGGCCGACCTGCGCGTCACCATATTGGGCAGCGGCTCGTCAGGTGGCGTGCCGCGGATTGGCGGCCACTGGGGCGCCTGCGATCCGACCGAGCCCAAGAACGCCCGCCGCCGCTGTTCGATCCTTGTCGAGCGCGTGACCGACGCAGGCACCACCACCGTCTTGATCGACACCTCCCCCGACATGCGCAGCCAGCTTCTGGACGCAGGTATCGGGCGGCTTGACGCGGTGATCTACACCCATGCCCATGCGGACCACGTGCACGGGTTGGACGATCTGCGCATGGTGGTAATGAACATGCGCGCGCGCCTGCCCGTCTGGGCCGATGCAACCACGCGCGATGCGTTGATCGAACGGTTCGGCTATGCCTTCGTGCAGCCCGAATGGTCCAGCTACCCACCAATCCTCGACATGCACGACATCACCGGAGAGGTCAGCATCGACGGCCCCGGCGGCACGCTGAAATTCACGCCCTTCACCGTGGCCCATGGCAATATCGACGCGCTCGGCTTTCGCTTTGATGATATCGTTTACCTGCCTGATGTCTCGGCCATCCCCGATGAGTGCTGGCCGTTGATGGATGATCTGCGCTGCTGGATCGTCGACGCCCTGCGCCGCGATCCGCATCCAACCCATAGCCATCTCGCGCAGACGCTAGAGTGGATCGACCGGGTGCAGCCCGAAACGGCGGTGCTGACTAATTTACATAACGATCTTGATTACCAGACCCTCGCCGCTGAGACGGCGGACCATGTTCAACCGGCCTATGACG
- a CDS encoding recombinase family protein has translation MRKTPAIAYLRTSSATNVGADKTSGERQREAIERCATEQGFEIVAKYYDEAVSGAELIENRPQFKAMLEHIAGNGVRTIIIEDPSRFARSMHASIFGEVLLKGLGVKVICANGEPLFEEEDDMRRAMSQIGMVFAELEKRKLVKRLQTGRDIKSKALGRRVEGGSRQYSEDALTRAKALYRAPRKGKRRSLRQIATELAKEGFTAPSGKEYNANSVRQMLVKVGVYKPA, from the coding sequence ATGAGGAAAACACCGGCAATCGCATATCTCAGGACCTCCAGCGCCACGAACGTTGGGGCAGACAAGACCTCTGGCGAACGCCAGCGCGAGGCAATCGAGCGCTGCGCCACCGAACAGGGCTTCGAGATCGTCGCGAAGTACTATGACGAAGCTGTCAGCGGCGCTGAGCTGATTGAGAACCGCCCCCAGTTCAAGGCAATGCTGGAACATATCGCAGGAAACGGCGTCCGTACCATCATCATCGAAGACCCTTCCCGCTTCGCGCGGTCCATGCACGCTAGCATCTTTGGCGAGGTGCTGCTGAAAGGCCTTGGCGTTAAGGTCATTTGCGCCAACGGCGAACCGCTCTTCGAAGAGGAAGACGACATGCGCCGCGCCATGTCGCAGATTGGCATGGTCTTCGCTGAGCTTGAAAAGAGGAAGCTTGTGAAGCGTCTACAGACAGGCCGCGACATCAAGTCGAAGGCTTTGGGGCGTAGGGTTGAAGGAGGATCAAGACAGTACTCAGAGGACGCGCTAACGCGCGCCAAAGCCCTCTACCGCGCCCCCCGCAAGGGTAAGCGGCGATCCCTACGCCAGATCGCTACAGAGCTTGCCAAGGAGGGTTTTACGGCTCCATCCGGCAAGGAGTACAACGCGAATTCGGTTCGCCAGATGCTGGTTAAAGTAGGTGTCTACAAACCCGCTTGA
- a CDS encoding SPOR domain-containing protein: MPIQRRDILAGHGSRRATTAGKDIKGMSRDNQPLRTKKRRAAGLGVSILALGLLAGCEGGDFSLPFGAKDGASAPRSTSTKLVERDVEAPEVFSATDEGLWDGRPSLGGVWVAHPDVTEPERVIVRNEANGKFVIGALFRRERELPGPKLQISSDAAAALGILAGAPAPLNVTALRREESGAPEESFEAENTGDASSALAAPAPVTATALEPAATASAGASAELATNTTPVATPPVAAAPKPARPASSAKLSKPYVQLGIFSVEANATRTAKQMRSAGMVPTVKESSINNKPFWRVVIGPATSQSELDSLLKKVKAEGFTDAYAVSN, translated from the coding sequence GTGCCGATCCAACGGCGCGACATTCTCGCGGGACATGGGTCGCGGCGCGCGACGACAGCAGGCAAGGACATCAAAGGCATGAGCAGGGACAATCAACCGCTGCGCACTAAGAAACGCCGCGCAGCGGGCTTGGGTGTAAGCATACTGGCACTCGGTTTGCTGGCAGGCTGTGAGGGCGGCGATTTCAGCTTGCCCTTCGGCGCAAAAGACGGCGCCAGCGCCCCGCGCAGCACCTCGACCAAACTGGTTGAGCGCGATGTCGAAGCGCCTGAAGTCTTCTCTGCCACCGACGAAGGGCTCTGGGACGGGCGGCCTTCGCTTGGCGGGGTCTGGGTGGCGCATCCGGACGTGACCGAGCCTGAGCGCGTGATCGTGCGCAACGAGGCCAACGGCAAATTCGTGATCGGCGCTCTGTTCCGGCGTGAGCGGGAACTGCCCGGGCCGAAGCTGCAAATCTCTTCAGATGCAGCGGCAGCGCTTGGTATTCTGGCGGGCGCTCCGGCACCGCTGAATGTGACCGCGCTGCGCCGCGAAGAAAGTGGCGCGCCCGAAGAGAGTTTTGAGGCGGAAAATACAGGTGATGCCTCAAGTGCCCTTGCCGCCCCGGCGCCTGTGACAGCCACGGCGTTGGAGCCTGCCGCGACGGCCTCGGCGGGTGCGTCAGCCGAGCTTGCGACCAACACCACCCCGGTCGCTACGCCACCTGTGGCTGCAGCACCAAAACCGGCCCGCCCTGCGTCCAGCGCCAAGCTATCAAAACCCTACGTGCAGCTTGGCATCTTTAGCGTAGAAGCCAACGCCACCCGCACCGCCAAACAGATGCGCAGCGCGGGCATGGTGCCCACCGTCAAAGAAAGCTCTATCAACAATAAACCCTTCTGGCGCGTGGTGATCGGCCCCGCCACAAGCCAATCCGAACTCGACAGCCTTCTCAAGAAGGTCAAAGCTGAGGGCTTTACCGACGCCTACGCCGTGTCGAACTGA
- a CDS encoding DUF6161 domain-containing protein yields the protein MASTPYQIKYVVHPTASFPTKAGMRAYLAEERKAWGPFLEELPKLIETPIPFQRNKHQTVEGLSTVLDVLEKRLDDPAQFNELTARALVGHGMAVPPSSDSEEGKLILALFDVGRNDLAVAAYTSFIVDNFKGNVVNHPVYGPVANRGRQLLEAATVASVLPFSKVSSAKLAGAARKAENHNAALGQEVAKAIEINRAHETNLAEVLQQQRERGSKLDNAFRRLNKRRARQFDEWKLKITSEVSERFEEAERRIVGMERLSRVKLQKQEEEFERLQDLFSTQLRLRAPVKLWEGRENSHSANSKAALVRLFLFGALTAAIAIAAPVFFGDYIADSFFEIVCSPQGAEGSRDLSCERFFSAKGPLTVTGLLLVMSILTWITRLQYRIHLSERHLALDASEKKAFAETYLAMKEGEDVGQDNEAIVLASLFRPTQDGIIRDDETGMDLSAVALLAKQLGRN from the coding sequence ATGGCATCGACACCTTACCAGATCAAATATGTGGTGCATCCTACCGCAAGTTTTCCAACCAAAGCGGGAATGCGCGCTTATCTTGCGGAAGAGCGAAAAGCTTGGGGGCCGTTCTTGGAAGAACTCCCTAAACTTATCGAAACGCCAATTCCATTCCAACGCAATAAACACCAGACGGTGGAAGGATTATCAACGGTTCTGGATGTCTTAGAAAAACGCTTGGATGACCCCGCGCAGTTCAATGAACTAACCGCGCGAGCATTGGTAGGCCACGGAATGGCAGTGCCACCCAGTTCGGACAGTGAAGAAGGAAAGCTGATACTTGCTCTCTTCGACGTAGGGAGGAATGATCTGGCTGTGGCAGCTTACACAAGCTTCATCGTAGACAACTTTAAAGGAAATGTAGTCAACCACCCCGTTTATGGCCCCGTTGCAAACCGGGGAAGACAGCTATTGGAAGCCGCGACTGTCGCATCTGTGTTGCCATTCAGTAAAGTTTCTTCGGCAAAGCTCGCTGGTGCAGCCCGGAAAGCAGAGAACCATAACGCAGCCTTGGGGCAAGAAGTCGCCAAGGCAATAGAGATCAACAGGGCCCATGAAACTAATCTTGCTGAAGTCCTGCAGCAGCAGCGTGAGCGCGGTTCAAAGCTCGACAATGCGTTCCGCCGTCTTAACAAGCGCCGCGCTCGTCAATTTGACGAATGGAAACTGAAGATCACGTCCGAAGTCTCGGAACGCTTTGAAGAGGCTGAGAGGCGTATCGTAGGCATGGAGCGTTTAAGCAGAGTTAAACTGCAAAAACAGGAGGAGGAGTTCGAAAGGCTTCAGGATCTGTTTTCTACTCAACTCCGACTGCGCGCCCCGGTCAAGCTCTGGGAGGGGCGTGAGAATAGTCACAGTGCGAATTCAAAGGCTGCTTTAGTTCGACTGTTTCTCTTCGGCGCGCTTACTGCGGCGATAGCAATCGCTGCGCCTGTATTTTTTGGTGACTACATTGCCGATAGCTTTTTCGAGATAGTTTGCTCGCCACAGGGGGCCGAAGGTTCGAGAGACCTAAGCTGCGAACGCTTTTTCTCTGCTAAGGGTCCTTTAACCGTGACAGGCCTCCTGCTCGTTATGTCGATCCTCACTTGGATTACACGCCTTCAGTACCGCATTCACCTAAGTGAACGCCACCTCGCGCTTGATGCTAGTGAGAAGAAGGCCTTCGCCGAAACCTACTTAGCGATGAAGGAAGGCGAGGACGTAGGGCAAGATAACGAAGCGATCGTACTGGCGTCTCTGTTCCGCCCCACGCAAGACGGCATCATAAGGGATGATGAGACGGGGATGGACCTTTCAGCAGTTGCATTGCTAGCAAAGCAACTCGGAAGAAACTAG
- a CDS encoding D-alanyl-D-alanine carboxypeptidase family protein yields MIRLFAAAVALVLTLQPAAAFDTRATAAYVLDQTTGTVLLAKNADEPLPPASMSKLMTLYMAFEAVERGKQNGGLDLVEELPVSEHAMSYGGSTMFLDTTDRVSVEDLIRGVIVLSGNDASAVIAEALSPDGTEYGFARLMTQRAQQMGMTNSTFANSNGWPQAGHLMSVRDLGLLANRIISDYPQFYPLFAEREFAFDGRAPQNKLNRNPLLGLGIGADGLKTGHTNEAGYGLVGSAKQGDRRVIFVLSGLDSAAARAQEAESVVNWAFRQFTQRDLGQAGKQIANAPVALGTTQSVGLELKDDLSMLVPVTGGDEIAAEVIYTGPFQAPITKGDELGELVVDRGELPALRVPLVASASIAPGGFMVKMTAAAQHLMNRLNAGPQAEPAVEAEAS; encoded by the coding sequence ATGATCCGTCTTTTTGCCGCCGCCGTGGCACTGGTGTTAACGCTCCAACCTGCCGCCGCCTTCGACACCCGCGCCACCGCCGCCTATGTGCTGGACCAGACGACCGGCACCGTATTGCTGGCCAAGAACGCGGACGAGCCGCTGCCGCCTGCGTCGATGTCCAAGCTGATGACGCTCTATATGGCGTTTGAGGCCGTCGAGCGTGGCAAGCAGAACGGCGGGCTTGATCTGGTTGAGGAATTGCCCGTGTCAGAACACGCCATGTCCTACGGCGGCTCGACCATGTTTCTGGATACCACCGACCGCGTTTCGGTCGAAGATCTTATCCGCGGGGTCATCGTCCTATCTGGCAACGACGCCAGTGCCGTGATCGCTGAGGCACTCAGCCCCGATGGCACGGAATACGGCTTCGCCCGGTTGATGACGCAGCGCGCGCAGCAGATGGGGATGACCAATTCTACCTTCGCCAATTCCAACGGCTGGCCGCAGGCAGGGCATTTGATGTCGGTCCGTGACCTTGGGTTGCTGGCGAACCGGATCATTTCTGACTATCCGCAATTCTACCCCCTCTTTGCCGAACGAGAGTTCGCCTTTGATGGCCGCGCGCCGCAGAATAAATTAAACCGCAATCCCTTACTGGGCCTTGGCATCGGCGCGGATGGACTAAAAACAGGTCACACAAACGAAGCGGGCTACGGTCTTGTTGGGTCTGCCAAGCAAGGTGATCGTCGCGTGATTTTTGTACTGTCGGGTCTCGACAGCGCTGCCGCCCGCGCTCAAGAGGCTGAATCGGTGGTCAACTGGGCCTTCCGTCAGTTCACTCAGCGCGATTTGGGCCAAGCGGGCAAGCAGATCGCCAATGCCCCTGTGGCACTTGGCACGACACAATCCGTAGGGCTGGAGCTTAAGGACGATCTCTCAATGCTGGTGCCTGTTACAGGTGGTGATGAGATCGCTGCTGAAGTGATCTATACGGGCCCCTTCCAAGCGCCAATTACCAAGGGCGATGAATTGGGTGAGTTGGTGGTGGACCGGGGCGAACTGCCTGCCCTACGTGTGCCGCTGGTGGCTTCGGCCTCCATCGCGCCGGGCGGGTTCATGGTAAAGATGACTGCCGCGGCGCAGCACCTGATGAACCGCCTCAACGCGGGTCCGCAGGCGGAACCTGCGGTAGAAGCAGAAGCTTCGTGA
- the tmk gene encoding dTMP kinase — protein MTQAEKARRSGLFVTFEGIDGSGKSTQARLLADHLTAQGHDVVLTREPGGSPGAEEIRALVLQGDPDRWSAQTEILLFTAARRDHLERTIRPALDAGKIVICDRFADSTRMYQGLSRGDLRQMVDDLHALMIGVEPDLTVLIDMDPANGLERALSRQTAEERFEDFGVELQAQMRAGFLNLAKEFSDRFHVIDGGREIDTVARDVTATVAARLG, from the coding sequence GTGACGCAGGCAGAAAAGGCCCGCAGATCGGGCCTGTTTGTTACGTTCGAAGGCATCGACGGCTCCGGCAAATCCACTCAGGCGCGGCTGCTGGCGGATCATCTGACAGCACAGGGGCATGACGTGGTCCTGACCCGCGAGCCGGGCGGCAGCCCCGGGGCCGAGGAAATACGCGCGCTTGTGTTGCAAGGTGATCCGGATCGCTGGTCGGCCCAGACGGAAATCCTGCTCTTCACCGCTGCGCGGCGTGACCATCTTGAGCGGACCATCCGCCCCGCGCTTGACGCTGGCAAGATCGTGATATGCGACCGTTTTGCCGACAGCACCCGGATGTATCAAGGTCTGTCGCGCGGGGACTTACGGCAGATGGTGGATGATCTGCACGCCCTGATGATCGGGGTAGAGCCTGACCTGACCGTTCTGATTGATATGGACCCGGCCAATGGTCTCGAACGCGCCCTGTCACGCCAGACTGCCGAGGAGCGTTTCGAGGATTTCGGGGTCGAGTTGCAGGCGCAAATGCGCGCCGGTTTTCTAAATCTTGCCAAAGAATTCAGCGACCGTTTTCACGTGATCGACGGGGGCCGCGAGATCGACACAGTGGCGCGCGACGTGACCGCAACCGTCGCCGCGCGATTGGGCTGA
- a CDS encoding TatD family hydrolase, which translates to MTDTPHITDSHCHLDFESLAADLPGVIARASEAGVTRMVTICTRLKNEPSVRAIAEAHDPVFYAAGTHPMSAAEEPLASVDELLALTRHPKMVGIGETGLDYHYTAESAEVQKTSLRIHIAAARESGLPLIIHARDADDDMARILREEHAQGAYSCVMHCFSSSADLARAALDLGFYLSMSGITAFPKSQELRDIFAAAPLDRILVETDAPYLAPPPHRGRPNEPAFTAHTARRAAETFGLEYPEFAARTQENFERLFTKAAAWEPTR; encoded by the coding sequence ATGACCGACACGCCCCACATCACCGACAGCCACTGCCATCTCGATTTCGAGAGCCTTGCCGCTGACCTGCCCGGCGTCATCGCCCGCGCGTCTGAAGCTGGCGTGACGCGCATGGTCACGATCTGCACCCGGCTGAAGAACGAGCCCAGCGTCCGCGCGATTGCCGAGGCGCATGATCCAGTGTTCTACGCCGCCGGCACCCACCCGATGTCCGCCGCCGAAGAGCCGCTCGCTTCTGTCGATGAGCTGCTCGCCCTCACGCGTCACCCTAAGATGGTAGGCATTGGCGAGACGGGCCTTGATTACCACTACACCGCCGAGAGTGCCGAGGTGCAAAAGACCTCTCTGCGCATCCATATCGCGGCGGCGCGGGAAAGTGGGCTGCCGCTGATCATCCACGCCCGCGATGCGGATGACGATATGGCCCGCATCCTGCGCGAAGAACACGCTCAGGGTGCCTACTCCTGCGTGATGCATTGCTTCTCATCCTCGGCTGATCTTGCCCGCGCGGCACTGGATCTGGGGTTCTACCTGTCGATGTCCGGCATCACCGCCTTCCCCAAGTCGCAAGAGCTGCGCGACATCTTTGCCGCCGCTCCGCTGGACCGTATTCTCGTGGAAACAGACGCCCCCTACCTCGCGCCACCACCGCATCGCGGCAGGCCAAACGAGCCGGCGTTCACCGCCCATACCGCCCGCCGCGCGGCGGAAACCTTTGGTCTCGAATACCCTGAGTTTGCTGCCCGCACGCAGGAGAATTTCGAGCGTCTGTTCACGAAGGCGGCCGCGTGGGAGCCGACCCGCTGA